GTTGGTTACTTTCTTAACTTTGCAAGCAGTCCTTTAGGAACTGGATTGCTGTTAATAATTCCTGGCTTACTATTACTAGGTTATGCTGCATGGACAATTCGCTCTGCAATTAAAGAATTAGAAGAAAAGACAAAAACTGTAAATGAGCCTGAAAACAAACAATCAATCATTTCTTAGGTTGTAACTCTTTTAGAGTGCACATATACATACCCAATTTGGGTGAGAATTATTTGAGGAGGAATATTAAATGAGTATCAAAAAGAAGATGGGCATTGGCATCTTAGCTGGCGCATTGGGTGTATCACTTATCGGTGGGGGGACTTGGGCAGCATTTAACGATGTTGAAACGCTAGACAATTCTTTTAATGCGGGAACATTGGATTTGACTACTAATCCACAGACTGAGTTATTCAATTTGAGTAATCTCAAACCTGGTGATCACTTCACAAAAACAATTACTCTTGGGAACAATGGGTCTCTTGCAATTGATGATATTTTCTTAACTACTGAAGTAAGTGATTGGGTGGATAAAACGCATGATCATCTGCCATTAAGTGCAAATGGATTTGAAGATGGTAAAAACTCAGAAGAAGAATTCTTAAAACAATTTAAAGTGACGGTTAAACGTGGTACGGACGTAGTATATGATGGAGATGCATTTGGATTAAGCAACCTTACTAATAGCGAAATTTCTGGAAGTAATGCGAGTGCAGCTATTATTCCAGGAGGGTCAATGCAATTTGAAGTATATGTAGAATTTAAAAATGATCCAACATCATATATAGGTAGCAGGCTACAAGAACAAAATAAATTCCAGGATGAAGGCGCAAGTATTTCATTAAAGTTTGAAGGAACCCAAATGCCTGGAGAAGATAAGTAAAAATAAGATAATTTCATTTCTTAATA
This window of the Mesobacillus jeotgali genome carries:
- a CDS encoding TasA family protein, which codes for MSIKKKMGIGILAGALGVSLIGGGTWAAFNDVETLDNSFNAGTLDLTTNPQTELFNLSNLKPGDHFTKTITLGNNGSLAIDDIFLTTEVSDWVDKTHDHLPLSANGFEDGKNSEEEFLKQFKVTVKRGTDVVYDGDAFGLSNLTNSEISGSNASAAIIPGGSMQFEVYVEFKNDPTSYIGSRLQEQNKFQDEGASISLKFEGTQMPGEDK